TTGAGCCGGCCATCCCAGCTAGCAAAGTCCGGAGCACTAACCAAGCCCGGTAACGTCACGGCTTTAATGATTGCATTATTGACGGCCTGTGTGGCTTTCCAGCTAAACGCCTCAATGCTCAGCCCGGCACTTGTGACAATGGGTGAGGAACTGCGAACCGATCAGGCATCGATTGGCCTTTCCCAGACCTGGTTCTTCACAGCGGCAGCCGTCTTCTCACTATTTTTGCCGCGCTTGAGCGACATCATCGGGCGCAAGAAGGTGCTCATCGCCATGATGGTCCTGATGGGCATTGGCTCGGTCATTTCCGCCATGGCACCGGATATCACGTGGCTGTTTGTTGGCCGCATCATCCAAGGCATTAGCGGACCCACCGTTCCGCTGTGCCTGATCATGCTGCACTCAGCCGTTAAGGATCCCAAAAAGTACGGCGCACTCATGGGCCTGATCACGGCCGTCAACGGAGGCATCGCTGGCATTGATTCTTTTGTGGGCGGCTACTTTGCCGAACACTTTGGTTTCCGGAGTATTTTCTGGCTGATGGTTGTCATTGCCGCGATCGCCACCGTCTTGATCGCCGTTTTGGCAGGAGAGAGCAAACCCGGCGAAGGCACCACAATGGACTGGCTTGGCGTGTTCTTCATTGTTGTTGCCGTCGGCGCCCTTCTGACTGCTTTGAATGAGGCCACCAAATTGGTTGGTGGCATGGAAACCGGTCCACTGCTCAGTGCACTGGCACTGGGCGTGCTTGCCGTTATTGCTTTCATGGCCTTCTGGGCTGTGGAAAAACGCTCCACACATCCCATGGTTGAGACAGTACATCTGCGCCAACGT
This genomic window from Arthrobacter sp. TMP15 contains:
- a CDS encoding MFS transporter; this translates as MIALLTACVAFQLNASMLSPALVTMGEELRTDQASIGLSQTWFFTAAAVFSLFLPRLSDIIGRKKVLIAMMVLMGIGSVISAMAPDITWLFVGRIIQGISGPTVPLCLIMLHSAVKDPKKYGALMGLITAVNGGIAGIDSFVGGYFAEHFGFRSIFWLMVVIAAIATVLIAVLAGESKPGEGTTMDWLGVFFIVVAVGALLTALNEATKLVGGMETGPLLSALALGVLAVIAFMAFWAVEKRSTHPMVETVHLRQRSTWAPLLTTTLTMTGIFAVINGIVPAFVQAVDPGFGIGATQMSLLILTPYALLGWLFGPITGRIAPVFGYTKMLRVGLLGSIAALAIIGFLGLHSLPWMITGTVLLGIMYAGTVNIMLNGLGVVLSPEGNPGFLPGMNAGAFNLGAGLSFLVLPAILVATGPLNGHGSYLSVVLVAIAITAAAFAASLLVPKPLDAEVAP